The following are encoded together in the Geobacter sulfurreducens PCA genome:
- a CDS encoding sigma-54-dependent transcriptional regulator, which yields MQGLVLIVDDEPNAARVLSAILAGEGHTVLTASDASKAEHILKSRDVDAIITDLRMPGRDGMQLFEHVTEHLPDIPVIFLTAYGTVDSAVNAITRGAFYYFIKPPDYVKLKSMVARAVEQRALKREVAELRKRVAAGSGADRIIGVSPGMLKIFNTIEAVKDSMSSVLVSGETGTGKELIARSLHYGSVRRDRPFVAVNCAAIPRELMESELFGYEKGAFSGASARRIGRFEAAADGTIFLDEISELELSLQAKLLRVLQEKEVERLGSNRKIKVNFRVISSTNRDLMREIAAGTFREDLYYRLNVVQLNVPSLRERREDIPLLVSEFVKEFGLREGKSLTLSDDVLRALVGYEWPGNIRQLRNTIERAVVLARGAKITLKHLPEEVAAGAGCRDVAEPRTLRELEEEAIQSALRECRGNKSLVAKKLGISRKTLYKRLEQLGL from the coding sequence GTGCAGGGTCTTGTTCTTATCGTCGACGATGAGCCGAATGCGGCCAGGGTTCTTTCGGCAATCCTGGCCGGTGAAGGGCATACCGTACTTACCGCTTCTGATGCCTCAAAGGCAGAGCATATCCTCAAGTCGCGCGACGTTGACGCTATCATAACCGACCTGCGCATGCCGGGCAGGGATGGCATGCAGTTGTTCGAGCACGTGACCGAACATCTGCCGGATATTCCGGTGATTTTTCTGACCGCCTACGGAACGGTCGACTCCGCCGTCAACGCCATCACCCGTGGCGCCTTTTACTATTTCATCAAACCTCCTGATTACGTGAAGCTCAAGAGCATGGTTGCGCGAGCCGTGGAGCAGCGCGCACTCAAGCGCGAAGTGGCCGAGCTGCGCAAACGGGTGGCTGCGGGCAGCGGGGCTGATCGGATTATCGGTGTCAGTCCGGGAATGCTCAAAATATTCAATACGATCGAGGCGGTCAAGGACTCCATGAGCAGTGTGCTGGTCAGTGGGGAAACCGGAACCGGCAAGGAGCTCATCGCCCGTTCGCTCCATTACGGCAGTGTGCGGCGCGATCGCCCTTTCGTGGCCGTAAACTGTGCAGCCATACCCCGCGAGCTCATGGAGTCAGAGCTGTTCGGTTATGAGAAAGGAGCGTTCAGCGGCGCTTCCGCCCGTCGAATCGGGCGCTTCGAAGCTGCTGCCGATGGCACTATATTTCTCGATGAAATCAGCGAGTTGGAGCTCTCTCTCCAGGCAAAGCTGCTGAGAGTGCTCCAGGAAAAGGAGGTTGAGCGGCTCGGCAGCAATCGCAAGATCAAGGTTAACTTCCGGGTGATTTCATCCACAAACCGTGATCTCATGCGTGAAATAGCTGCCGGTACGTTCCGGGAAGATCTTTACTACCGGCTCAATGTCGTCCAGTTGAATGTACCGTCTCTGCGCGAACGCAGAGAGGATATTCCTCTCCTGGTCTCCGAGTTCGTCAAAGAGTTTGGTCTCAGGGAGGGCAAGTCCCTTACTCTTTCTGACGATGTGTTGCGCGCTCTTGTCGGCTACGAGTGGCCCGGCAATATCAGGCAGCTGCGTAACACCATCGAACGGGCCGTCGTCCTCGCCCGCGGAGCTAAGATCACCCTGAAGCACTTGCCTGAGGAGGTTGCCGCTGGTGCCGGTTGTCGCGACGTAGCCGAGCCGCGGACGCTCCGCGAACTTGAGGAGGAGGCAATCCAGAGTGCCCTGCGGGAATGCCGGGGCAATAAATCACTGGTTGCGAAGAAGCTCGGCATATCCCGCAAGACCCTTTATAAGCGTCTGGAGCAACTGGGACTTTGA
- a CDS encoding ATP-binding protein: MVDDQLRLVARDDLHRSVGNDPLLGIPYYECYPRLWNGNVDAVRTVVDQGEPLVLNGYRHYCFYGEFSAADIEIRPVFDGASRCTGAMVQVSVLPGCTVYGEMDSARALIDIGKMSVTLAHGVRNPLNAIKGAVVYLKDKYCTDATFAEFADIIDEEICKLDGFITEFLGTSHLEPVREEIQLNDLLERVVKFVSLQADANHVRFDVEYGELPLVMLDSFNFGHAILNIVNNALGAMEAGGSLTMRTSTLLEGGVEMIVVEVADTGSGLRSGGKGMLGSFPGAGSRKQGKGYGLFITREIVRHHQGKIEITGNHEGGTTVKIMLPAV; this comes from the coding sequence ATGGTCGACGATCAACTGCGGCTCGTGGCACGAGACGATCTGCACCGTTCGGTGGGGAACGATCCCTTGTTGGGTATTCCCTATTACGAATGCTATCCCCGGCTTTGGAACGGCAACGTTGATGCCGTTCGTACCGTCGTGGATCAGGGAGAGCCTCTGGTTCTCAACGGTTATCGCCACTACTGCTTTTATGGCGAGTTCAGTGCGGCAGACATTGAAATTCGCCCCGTTTTCGATGGTGCCTCCCGATGCACCGGCGCAATGGTGCAGGTTTCCGTGCTCCCTGGATGTACGGTCTATGGTGAAATGGACAGCGCCCGGGCGCTGATAGACATCGGCAAGATGTCGGTGACGCTTGCCCATGGCGTACGCAACCCGCTCAATGCCATCAAGGGCGCCGTGGTCTATCTCAAGGACAAGTACTGCACTGACGCAACCTTTGCCGAATTCGCCGATATTATCGACGAAGAGATTTGCAAGCTCGACGGGTTCATTACCGAGTTCCTCGGTACCTCGCACCTGGAACCGGTCAGAGAGGAAATCCAGCTCAACGATCTCCTTGAGCGCGTCGTAAAATTCGTTTCCCTGCAGGCAGATGCGAATCATGTGCGATTTGACGTGGAGTACGGTGAGTTGCCGCTCGTCATGCTCGATTCGTTCAATTTCGGTCACGCCATACTCAATATCGTCAACAACGCTCTCGGGGCCATGGAGGCGGGAGGCTCCCTTACCATGCGAACCAGCACATTGCTGGAAGGTGGAGTGGAGATGATTGTGGTCGAGGTGGCCGATACGGGGTCGGGCCTTCGGTCGGGGGGCAAGGGGATGCTTGGCAGTTTTCCCGGAGCCGGCAGCAGGAAGCAGGGGAAAGGGTACGGCCTGTTCATCACCCGTGAGATTGTACGCCACCACCAGGGGAAGATTGAAATAACCGGGAATCATGAAGGCGGAACCACCGTCAAGATCATGTTGCCGGCGGTATAG
- a CDS encoding CAAX prenyl protease-related protein has protein sequence MPSNHPSGSAAVTFLSSSAAPRILPFASLMTLIGVEEVLRAMTTRGIVPFPPGWFLYLYPVRIIIAGAVLAFCLKRCDELHLSDLRRPLHAAASVATGFAVYVLWVGMDWLLPFQSPPPGFDPTGIDNDALRMSMIVFRLLGAALIIPVLEELFWRSFLLRYLIDKEFETVPIGKLTWPAFFFSTILFGLEHHYIVAGIMAGIAYTLLLRFTGSIVLCILAHAVTNLALGLHVINRQAWHFW, from the coding sequence ATGCCCTCGAACCATCCTTCCGGCTCCGCGGCCGTCACGTTTCTCAGTTCCAGTGCTGCCCCGCGAATTCTCCCCTTCGCTTCGCTCATGACCCTTATCGGAGTGGAAGAGGTGCTCCGGGCCATGACGACACGGGGCATCGTGCCCTTTCCCCCCGGGTGGTTCCTTTACCTGTACCCCGTGAGGATAATCATTGCGGGGGCAGTACTTGCCTTCTGCTTGAAGCGCTGTGACGAACTGCACCTGTCTGATCTGCGCCGGCCGCTGCACGCGGCCGCGAGCGTGGCAACCGGCTTTGCGGTTTACGTCCTCTGGGTAGGCATGGACTGGCTCCTTCCGTTCCAGTCCCCTCCCCCCGGCTTTGATCCGACCGGCATCGACAATGATGCACTCAGGATGTCGATGATCGTCTTCAGGCTGCTGGGGGCCGCCCTCATAATCCCCGTACTTGAAGAACTTTTCTGGCGGTCTTTTCTCCTGCGCTACCTGATCGACAAGGAATTCGAAACCGTACCGATCGGCAAGCTTACCTGGCCGGCATTTTTCTTCTCGACGATCCTGTTCGGATTGGAGCACCACTACATCGTTGCCGGGATCATGGCCGGTATTGCCTACACCCTGCTGCTCAGGTTTACCGGGAGCATCGTGCTCTGCATACTCGCCCATGCGGTAACGAACCTGGCGCTCGGCCTCCACGTGATCAACCGCCAGGCGTGGCACTTCTGGTAA
- a CDS encoding Crp/Fnr family transcriptional regulator — MAHAQEGIKQAEVERILGRLPFFSSLSGDELLSLKAALRKKSFPRNAMILCEEDSNRYMYIVISGKVKVVRTGSDGRERIYAIHKRGDFFGEMAMLDGKTSPAAVVALEDTTVGLIAKDDFDRYLMSNSKVVERIIEMLCGRLRESWLMLKVLSSSDAEQRVRTVLGHLADTHGVSDARGTIIAMKLTHKEIAGYANLARETVSRLLTSLRKGEEIEILDSHQIVLKPDFRRDDPAAV; from the coding sequence ATGGCGCACGCACAGGAAGGAATCAAACAGGCGGAAGTGGAGCGTATTCTCGGGCGCCTTCCTTTTTTTTCGTCGCTCTCGGGGGATGAACTGCTTTCTTTGAAAGCGGCACTCAGAAAAAAGAGTTTTCCCCGAAACGCCATGATTCTTTGTGAAGAAGATTCAAATCGTTATATGTATATTGTAATATCTGGTAAGGTGAAGGTCGTCCGGACCGGGAGCGATGGTCGAGAGCGGATTTACGCGATTCACAAGCGGGGGGACTTTTTCGGCGAGATGGCTATGTTGGATGGTAAAACGTCACCGGCAGCGGTTGTGGCGCTTGAGGACACAACCGTGGGGCTGATTGCCAAGGATGACTTCGACCGGTACCTGATGTCCAACTCCAAAGTTGTTGAGAGAATCATCGAGATGCTTTGCGGACGGCTGCGCGAATCGTGGCTCATGCTCAAGGTGCTGAGCAGCTCCGATGCCGAGCAACGGGTACGGACCGTGCTCGGTCACCTTGCCGACACGCATGGTGTGAGCGACGCCCGTGGAACCATCATTGCCATGAAGCTTACCCATAAAGAGATTGCGGGTTACGCGAACCTTGCGCGTGAAACGGTGAGCAGGCTGTTGACGTCATTGCGGAAGGGGGAGGAGATAGAAATTCTCGACTCGCACCAGATCGTGCTCAAGCCGGACTTCAGGAGAGATGACCCTGCGGCCGTGTAG
- a CDS encoding PEP-CTERM sorting domain-containing protein yields the protein MKKTLSALLLLAILVALPMLGNATPYSPTSSLIQNFGYISENPVTAGTKLFDVQALENGAKFIGNIYPTTSGSWAEIRLGTTGAFDLSSYDSFMLQIGNFNENPWAYSLYITGQTNGVDYLVQSAWSTINNGSTGTLKLDFTGLNVDLSNVKGLGFNIGAIVPLPGQDYTFETVAAPVPEPGTIMLLGAGLVGVGLYIRRKRA from the coding sequence ATGAAAAAGACCCTATCCGCACTCTTGTTGCTGGCCATCCTCGTGGCACTGCCCATGCTCGGCAACGCAACACCGTACTCCCCGACCTCATCCCTGATTCAGAATTTTGGCTACATATCCGAAAACCCGGTAACCGCTGGGACAAAGCTGTTCGACGTACAGGCACTGGAAAACGGGGCGAAGTTCATCGGCAACATTTACCCGACAACCAGCGGCAGCTGGGCAGAGATCCGGCTGGGGACAACCGGCGCGTTTGACCTTTCCTCCTATGACTCCTTCATGCTCCAGATCGGCAACTTCAACGAAAACCCCTGGGCATACAGCCTCTACATAACCGGTCAGACAAACGGCGTCGACTACCTTGTACAAAGTGCATGGTCGACAATAAACAATGGCAGCACAGGCACCCTCAAGCTTGACTTCACAGGACTCAACGTTGACCTCAGCAACGTGAAGGGACTCGGTTTCAACATTGGTGCCATAGTCCCCCTTCCCGGCCAGGACTACACCTTTGAAACTGTCGCCGCTCCTGTCCCCGAGCCGGGAACCATCATGCTGCTCGGCGCAGGGCTGGTTGGTGTCGGTCTGTATATCAGACGCAAAAGAGCATAA
- a CDS encoding DUF4124 domain-containing protein, whose amino-acid sequence MIRTCTGFAVIAVLSLPGAALAETYQWTDDAGIVHFTDNLERIPSKYLKRVKELPSVKGETPSSPSMESPGAPAEVKPALKSQPPLLYGGLDERGWRSRFSSLREELKVIEESLPKKREELNQLHRRWVISMGRVPSQGELKDFAEKQAEGSATVEDNPYVNKSALSTPGRHREAYYAKLQEVRQEEARVGEIKKQLEDLELEASRVGVPFEWRR is encoded by the coding sequence GTGATCCGCACATGCACCGGATTTGCCGTAATTGCCGTATTGTCGCTGCCTGGCGCCGCTTTGGCGGAAACGTACCAGTGGACCGACGATGCGGGCATTGTTCATTTTACCGACAATCTTGAACGGATACCATCCAAGTATCTCAAGCGGGTGAAGGAACTCCCTTCCGTCAAGGGAGAGACGCCTTCGTCTCCTTCCATGGAATCGCCTGGCGCTCCGGCAGAGGTAAAACCCGCCCTCAAGTCTCAGCCGCCCCTTCTCTATGGTGGCCTGGACGAACGGGGCTGGCGTTCGCGCTTCAGTTCCCTGCGGGAAGAACTCAAAGTAATAGAGGAAAGTCTTCCAAAGAAGAGGGAAGAGTTGAATCAACTCCACCGTCGTTGGGTTATCAGCATGGGCAGAGTTCCCAGCCAGGGAGAGCTAAAAGATTTTGCCGAGAAACAAGCCGAGGGTTCCGCCACTGTCGAGGACAACCCCTATGTCAACAAGAGTGCGCTCAGCACGCCGGGGCGCCATCGTGAAGCTTACTACGCTAAGCTTCAGGAGGTACGCCAGGAAGAGGCGCGGGTCGGAGAAATCAAGAAGCAACTCGAAGATCTGGAACTTGAAGCCTCGCGGGTGGGAGTGCCGTTCGAGTGGCGGAGGTGA
- a CDS encoding cytochrome c3 family protein → MKMRLNGVVTGIVSLVLLVAVVAMAKETKNVPFKLKNAAPVIFSHDIHLKKYNNNCRICHIALFDLRKPKRYTMLDMEKGKSCGACHTGMKAFSVADDSQCVRCHSGSARPVAYRMKGAGEAVFSHEVHVPMLEGKCRTCHSNREITGGRNVTMAQMEKGKSCGACHNDKMAFTVAGNCGKCHKGMTPPKTVNFKMKGVADAAFSHEFHLGMYKCNECHTKLFAYKAGAKRFTMADMDKGKSCGACHNGKDAFSSASDCGKCHPGLKPAKLTYKTSVGEAYFDHDIHLSMFKCADCHTKVFKYRKGSAPATMADMEKGKSCGVCHNGKDAFSVADDCVKCHNM, encoded by the coding sequence ATGAAAATGCGTCTCAACGGGGTCGTGACGGGTATCGTGTCGCTGGTTCTGCTTGTGGCGGTTGTGGCAATGGCCAAGGAGACGAAAAATGTTCCTTTCAAGCTCAAAAACGCCGCACCGGTCATCTTCAGCCACGATATTCACCTGAAAAAGTATAACAACAACTGTCGAATTTGTCACATCGCTCTCTTTGACCTGCGGAAGCCGAAACGTTACACGATGCTCGACATGGAAAAGGGCAAGTCCTGCGGCGCCTGCCACACGGGCATGAAAGCTTTCAGTGTTGCGGACGACTCCCAGTGCGTGCGCTGTCACAGTGGCTCAGCACGCCCCGTGGCCTACCGGATGAAGGGTGCCGGAGAAGCGGTGTTCAGCCACGAAGTCCACGTCCCCATGCTGGAGGGCAAGTGCCGAACCTGCCACTCGAACCGTGAGATCACCGGCGGCCGTAACGTGACCATGGCCCAGATGGAAAAGGGCAAATCGTGCGGGGCCTGTCACAATGACAAGATGGCGTTCACCGTTGCCGGCAACTGCGGCAAGTGCCACAAGGGCATGACCCCGCCGAAAACGGTGAACTTCAAAATGAAGGGCGTGGCGGATGCGGCCTTCAGCCACGAATTCCACCTGGGCATGTACAAGTGCAATGAGTGCCACACCAAGCTCTTCGCCTATAAGGCCGGCGCCAAGCGCTTCACCATGGCCGACATGGACAAGGGCAAGTCCTGCGGCGCCTGCCACAACGGCAAGGACGCCTTCTCTTCCGCCAGCGACTGCGGCAAATGCCATCCGGGTCTGAAGCCGGCCAAACTCACCTACAAGACCAGCGTGGGTGAAGCCTACTTCGACCATGATATTCACCTGAGCATGTTCAAGTGCGCCGACTGCCACACCAAGGTCTTCAAGTACCGCAAGGGCTCTGCGCCGGCGACCATGGCCGACATGGAGAAGGGCAAATCGTGCGGTGTCTGCCATAACGGCAAGGATGCCTTCAGCGTGGCCGATGACTGTGTGAAGTGCCACAACATGTAA
- a CDS encoding DUF512 domain-containing protein — protein sequence MSGGLLIESVIPGSIASELEIEPGDRLVAVNNRPLRDIVDYNFHADGEELLLEIVKPSGEVWEVEVERDDDEALGLVFAAPEPARCGNRCVFCFVHQLPKGLRRPLYVKDEDYRLSFLYGNYVTLSNIGEEDLQRIIEQRLSPLYISVHATDPALRERLLGRKGIIPILDIMTRLAEARITMHTQAVLCPGWNDGDALRRTVADLASLYPRVASLAIVPVGLTRHRDRLPLLEPVSADYARDFIYEWLPEAQRLADAFGEPFLFLADEFFIKADAPFPPLDFYGDFPQIENGVGMIPLFMDEADRVLRRARRMKPRTLTVVTGHSPYRYLADFLARLSARTGITFQPVAIPNRLFGESVTVTGLVAGRDILSELAGRNLGDGVLIPDVMLKEGEGVFLDDLTIGALEQGLGVPVVVVPSSPAGVMEGIRALRP from the coding sequence ATGAGCGGGGGGCTCCTGATAGAGAGCGTCATCCCCGGCAGCATTGCCTCGGAGCTGGAGATCGAGCCGGGGGACCGTCTTGTTGCCGTCAACAACCGCCCCCTGCGCGACATCGTCGACTACAATTTTCATGCGGACGGCGAAGAGCTTCTCTTGGAGATTGTAAAGCCTTCCGGCGAAGTGTGGGAGGTGGAGGTCGAACGGGACGACGACGAAGCGCTGGGCCTCGTTTTTGCCGCGCCCGAGCCGGCCCGTTGCGGCAACAGGTGTGTGTTCTGTTTCGTTCACCAACTGCCGAAGGGGCTTCGTCGACCGCTCTATGTAAAGGATGAGGACTACCGGCTTTCCTTTCTCTACGGCAACTACGTCACCCTTTCGAACATTGGTGAGGAAGACCTGCAGCGCATCATCGAGCAGCGCCTCTCCCCCCTCTATATTTCCGTGCATGCCACCGATCCGGCCCTGCGTGAGCGTCTTCTCGGCAGAAAAGGCATCATTCCCATTCTCGACATCATGACCCGGCTCGCCGAGGCCCGCATCACCATGCATACCCAAGCGGTCCTCTGCCCCGGCTGGAATGACGGCGATGCCCTTCGGCGGACCGTTGCCGATCTCGCGTCCTTGTATCCCCGGGTTGCTTCCCTGGCCATCGTGCCGGTGGGGCTCACACGGCACCGGGACCGCCTGCCCCTGCTGGAGCCGGTCAGCGCCGACTATGCGCGCGACTTCATCTACGAATGGCTGCCTGAGGCCCAGAGGCTCGCCGATGCCTTTGGCGAACCGTTCCTTTTCCTGGCGGACGAGTTTTTTATCAAGGCCGACGCACCCTTTCCTCCTCTGGACTTTTATGGCGACTTCCCCCAGATCGAGAATGGAGTCGGGATGATTCCCCTCTTCATGGATGAAGCTGATCGGGTGCTGCGCCGCGCCCGCCGCATGAAACCTCGTACCCTCACGGTTGTCACCGGCCATTCACCCTATCGCTACCTGGCCGATTTTCTCGCACGGCTCTCCGCCCGAACCGGCATCACTTTTCAGCCGGTGGCGATTCCCAATCGGCTGTTCGGTGAGTCGGTCACGGTTACCGGTCTTGTTGCCGGCCGCGATATTCTGTCCGAACTGGCGGGGAGGAATCTGGGCGATGGGGTCCTGATCCCTGATGTGATGCTGAAGGAGGGGGAGGGTGTGTTTCTCGACGACCTGACCATTGGCGCGCTGGAGCAGGGACTCGGCGTACCGGTTGTTGTGGTCCCGTCATCGCCAGCAGGGGTGATGGAGGGGATTAGGGCTCTTCGCCCCTGA
- a CDS encoding AI-2E family transporter, translating to MVSRTGRTHLPLVDSLKEKLPYILCGLLALAGVLLVWSLGSTFLPVLLALILAYVLNPLVTWLEARRVPRVAAVLLVMALIVVVTAGAVTFFAVSIQKEVARVEINLPAYATRLYDLIPGQAKAYLEIETPDKLYARIDSLVDELRGASFDLVKGALGVVQRAFSSTLGFLLTVAGYFITPVYLYYFLADLPRLRDGIMALVPGRARDRAAMLGSEIDGVLSGFVRGQLAVCAILAVLYSIGLVMIGIDLAIVIGSLSGFLFIIPYVGTVFGIVVSMIMAFLKFHDMLHPLLCLGWFAIVQAIEGALITPAVVGNTVGLHPVVAILALFIGGQWFGIFGMLLAVPVAAVIKVLLRHGVEWYRATPFFERP from the coding sequence GTGGTCTCCCGGACCGGCCGTACTCATCTCCCCCTGGTTGATTCCTTGAAAGAAAAACTACCCTACATCCTGTGCGGGCTCCTGGCCCTGGCGGGTGTTCTCCTCGTCTGGTCCCTCGGCTCGACCTTTCTACCGGTGCTCCTGGCCCTGATTCTTGCCTACGTGCTGAATCCGCTGGTGACGTGGCTGGAGGCCAGGCGGGTTCCGCGCGTTGCGGCAGTGCTGCTGGTGATGGCTCTCATCGTTGTGGTTACGGCGGGCGCCGTTACGTTTTTCGCCGTCTCCATCCAGAAGGAGGTGGCTCGGGTCGAGATAAACCTGCCCGCCTACGCCACCCGGCTCTATGATCTCATTCCCGGCCAGGCCAAGGCCTATCTTGAGATCGAGACCCCCGACAAGCTCTACGCGCGCATCGATAGCCTTGTGGACGAACTGCGCGGTGCCTCGTTTGACCTGGTCAAGGGGGCACTCGGCGTGGTCCAGCGCGCCTTTTCATCAACCCTCGGCTTTCTCCTGACAGTGGCAGGCTACTTTATTACACCAGTCTATCTTTACTACTTCCTGGCCGACCTGCCCCGGCTCAGGGACGGGATCATGGCCCTCGTCCCCGGCCGCGCCCGCGACCGGGCAGCCATGCTGGGCTCCGAGATCGACGGTGTCCTGTCGGGATTCGTGCGCGGGCAACTGGCGGTCTGTGCCATTCTGGCGGTGCTCTACAGCATCGGTCTCGTCATGATCGGCATCGACCTCGCCATCGTCATCGGCAGCCTGTCGGGGTTCCTCTTCATCATTCCCTACGTGGGGACCGTCTTCGGCATCGTGGTTTCCATGATCATGGCTTTTCTCAAATTCCACGACATGCTCCATCCACTCCTCTGCCTCGGCTGGTTCGCCATTGTCCAGGCCATCGAGGGGGCGCTCATCACACCGGCCGTGGTCGGCAACACCGTGGGACTCCATCCGGTTGTGGCTATCCTCGCCCTCTTCATCGGCGGCCAGTGGTTCGGCATCTTCGGCATGCTCCTGGCGGTCCCCGTGGCTGCAGTCATCAAGGTGCTGCTCCGGCATGGCGTTGAGTGGTACCGGGCCACTCCGTTCTTCGAGCGACCATGA
- the hfq gene encoding RNA chaperone Hfq encodes MAKAPFNIQDQYLNQSRKERIKVAVRLMSGEKLEGYIKSFDNFSVLMEIQGDMLIYKHAITSITSVDGHFRLHQ; translated from the coding sequence ATGGCGAAAGCACCATTCAACATTCAGGACCAGTACCTCAACCAGTCGCGTAAGGAGCGGATCAAGGTCGCCGTGCGGCTCATGTCGGGCGAGAAGCTAGAAGGATACATCAAGTCGTTCGACAACTTTTCCGTGCTCATGGAGATCCAGGGTGACATGCTCATCTACAAGCACGCCATTACCTCCATTACCTCCGTGGACGGTCACTTCAGGCTGCACCAGTAG
- the miaA gene encoding tRNA (adenosine(37)-N6)-dimethylallyltransferase MiaA — translation MGNQAGSKTKLVIIQGPTASGKSELAVRLAEACGGDVVNADSMQVYRGMDIGTAKPSPELVARVPHHLYDIVDPDVNFTAADYRREAGRVITEIHSRGKRPILVGGTGLYIKTLIGGLAPSPGADDTIRAELEEDARSEGAAALHDRLAQVDPAAAARLHPNDRVRIVRALEVFLMTGKPLSEFQEEHRFADEPYDCLKLGISVERDDLYRRINERVNRMFAEGFVEEVSGLLNAGYSPDLKAMGAIGYKEVCAYLAGTCSLDEARELVQRNTRRYAKRQLTWFRKDPAIKWVEYPANFDSISTIAMKFFG, via the coding sequence ATGGGCAATCAGGCCGGGTCAAAGACAAAACTCGTCATAATCCAGGGGCCGACTGCATCGGGCAAGTCAGAACTTGCGGTCCGGCTGGCGGAGGCCTGCGGCGGGGACGTGGTGAATGCCGACTCCATGCAGGTCTACCGGGGAATGGACATCGGCACGGCAAAGCCGTCCCCGGAGCTCGTGGCCCGGGTTCCCCACCACCTCTACGACATCGTCGACCCGGACGTGAACTTCACCGCAGCCGACTATCGCAGAGAGGCGGGGCGGGTCATCACCGAGATCCACAGCCGGGGAAAGCGCCCCATTCTCGTGGGTGGGACGGGACTTTACATCAAGACCCTTATTGGTGGGCTCGCCCCATCGCCCGGCGCTGACGATACGATCCGGGCCGAGTTGGAGGAAGATGCCCGGAGCGAAGGGGCGGCTGCGCTCCACGACCGGCTGGCACAGGTGGATCCGGCCGCGGCGGCGCGGCTCCACCCCAATGATCGGGTCCGGATCGTCAGGGCGCTGGAGGTGTTCCTAATGACCGGGAAGCCTCTTTCGGAGTTCCAGGAGGAGCACCGTTTCGCCGATGAGCCTTATGATTGCCTGAAATTAGGCATTTCCGTGGAACGTGACGATCTTTACCGGCGCATCAACGAGCGGGTGAACCGGATGTTCGCTGAAGGCTTTGTCGAGGAGGTGAGCGGTCTGTTGAATGCGGGCTATTCGCCTGACCTCAAGGCCATGGGGGCCATTGGTTACAAGGAAGTCTGCGCGTATCTGGCCGGAACCTGTTCGCTGGACGAGGCGCGGGAACTCGTTCAACGGAACACCCGCCGCTATGCAAAGAGGCAATTGACGTGGTTTCGCAAGGATCCTGCAATAAAGTGGGTTGAATATCCGGCCAATTTTGATAGTATCTCTACCATTGCGATGAAATTTTTTGGATGA